A part of Streptomyces sp. NBC_00557 genomic DNA contains:
- a CDS encoding YfhO family protein has translation MSRPGRAAALLGAAVAVTAFCAGDVLARSYPFGPRTRSVNDLGNQYVPFHAHLWDLLHGRADGGLLVNWQSGYGSSFLPDLGTYLGSPFALLVAVFPRDRIDLAVYAVTALKTGCAAAAMACLLLALRPGRWWAAGLLGASYALCGWTLADAGYNPMWLDGLIALPLLCLVGEWALAGRRPLLGVLVVALAWTADFYTAYMATLGAALVLALRLLLTRPPRRQALAAAGRATLTAALGAGLAAPLVAVVYFGTRHAYPGRVRPFTPVPGEDLLARLLPATYGFGSPALYVGVTALVIALALPFHRAVPAPVRAGWTALVLLVALSLQWAPTSLAWHAFATPQGSSYRQAFVLCGLLVIAAWHALAYGPPDGRALGAATALLAVLTAVASRSALVRPHTWPVLLLAVAGTLTGLVLLGRAGPRTRLAGAAVVLLLGAQVGESAATSAVAAGLRLKHLDDYAPWGERQQRQAAVIAENDGWPRYRTDPGREQTVGNDPLLVGGQGAQYYSSLTSDVLSRTLTALGGGWTSRGRSVQSLDNAVTDVLFSVGARLHDPPDPHQGTPALGSDRITVTRRDVPPLVTVRTAPDDAPFGPSPYRNQELLLGSRVYAVPRIAVYDDVGKPVKSRYVGSGSALTGPVITARCPAGTQVELWAPHFSGTARLAASGTGVPFRFTYGRNRAAMAPLGTAPASGRVRIELTPDRPGRIPPGAVGCLDTARLGAAAARLKATGATWVSVSDGTLRARLPAGSKGIAVVAAPRIAGWRCATGDRAARPAGAYHGLIAVPLDGRSTSLTCTFHPPGLRLGTTVSLVSLTALAVLTALTAVRRRRVPAPPAGTSPRARVTAAP, from the coding sequence ATGTCCCGTCCGGGGCGCGCCGCCGCGCTGCTCGGCGCGGCCGTCGCCGTCACCGCGTTCTGCGCCGGGGACGTACTCGCCCGCAGCTACCCCTTCGGACCCCGCACCCGCAGCGTCAACGACCTCGGCAACCAGTACGTGCCCTTCCACGCGCATCTGTGGGACCTGCTGCACGGCCGCGCCGACGGCGGCCTGCTCGTCAACTGGCAGTCCGGATACGGATCCAGCTTCCTGCCCGACCTCGGCACCTATCTCGGCAGCCCCTTCGCGCTGCTCGTCGCCGTCTTCCCCAGGGACCGGATCGACCTCGCCGTCTACGCCGTCACCGCCCTGAAGACCGGCTGCGCCGCGGCCGCCATGGCCTGCCTGCTGCTCGCCCTGCGGCCCGGCCGCTGGTGGGCGGCGGGCCTGCTCGGCGCCTCGTACGCGCTGTGCGGCTGGACCCTGGCCGACGCCGGCTACAACCCGATGTGGCTCGACGGCCTGATCGCCCTGCCGCTGCTGTGCCTGGTCGGCGAGTGGGCGCTCGCGGGGCGCCGCCCGCTCCTCGGCGTCCTGGTCGTCGCCCTCGCCTGGACCGCCGACTTCTACACCGCCTACATGGCCACCCTCGGCGCCGCGCTCGTCCTCGCCCTGCGCCTGCTGCTCACCCGCCCGCCCCGCCGGCAGGCGCTCGCGGCGGCCGGCCGCGCCACCCTCACCGCCGCCCTCGGCGCGGGCCTGGCCGCCCCGCTCGTCGCGGTGGTCTACTTCGGCACCCGGCACGCCTACCCCGGCCGCGTACGGCCGTTCACCCCCGTGCCGGGCGAGGACCTGCTCGCCCGGCTGCTGCCGGCGACGTACGGCTTCGGCTCCCCGGCCCTCTACGTCGGCGTCACCGCCCTGGTGATCGCCCTCGCCCTGCCCTTCCACCGCGCGGTGCCCGCCCCGGTCCGCGCGGGCTGGACCGCGCTGGTGCTCCTGGTCGCCCTGTCCCTGCAGTGGGCGCCCACCAGCCTGGCCTGGCACGCCTTCGCCACCCCGCAGGGCAGCTCCTACCGGCAGGCCTTCGTCCTGTGCGGGCTGCTGGTGATCGCCGCCTGGCACGCCCTGGCGTACGGCCCGCCCGACGGGCGCGCGCTCGGCGCCGCGACCGCGCTGCTCGCCGTACTCACCGCCGTCGCGAGCCGCAGCGCGCTGGTACGGCCGCACACCTGGCCGGTGCTGCTGCTCGCCGTCGCCGGCACCCTGACCGGGCTCGTCCTGCTGGGTCGCGCCGGGCCCCGCACCCGGCTCGCCGGAGCCGCCGTCGTCCTGCTCCTCGGGGCGCAGGTCGGCGAGAGCGCCGCGACCTCCGCCGTCGCCGCCGGGCTGCGCCTGAAGCACCTGGACGACTACGCGCCCTGGGGCGAGCGGCAGCAGCGGCAGGCCGCGGTGATCGCCGAGAACGACGGCTGGCCCCGCTACCGCACCGACCCCGGCCGCGAACAGACCGTCGGCAACGACCCGCTGCTGGTCGGCGGCCAGGGCGCCCAGTACTACAGCAGCCTCACCTCCGACGTCCTCAGCCGGACCCTCACCGCGCTCGGCGGCGGCTGGACCTCGCGCGGCCGCAGCGTGCAGAGCCTGGACAACGCCGTCACCGACGTCCTCTTCTCCGTCGGCGCCCGGCTGCACGACCCGCCGGACCCGCACCAGGGAACCCCGGCCTTGGGAAGCGACCGGATCACCGTCACCCGGCGCGACGTGCCGCCCCTGGTGACCGTGCGGACCGCGCCCGACGACGCCCCGTTCGGACCGTCGCCGTACCGCAACCAGGAACTGCTGCTCGGCAGCCGGGTCTACGCCGTGCCCCGCATCGCCGTGTACGACGACGTCGGGAAGCCCGTGAAGAGCCGGTACGTGGGCTCCGGAAGCGCCCTGACCGGGCCCGTGATCACCGCCCGCTGCCCGGCCGGGACCCAGGTCGAGCTGTGGGCGCCGCACTTCTCCGGCACCGCGCGGCTCGCCGCAAGCGGCACCGGCGTCCCGTTCCGGTTCACGTACGGGCGCAACCGGGCCGCCATGGCGCCGCTCGGCACCGCACCGGCCTCCGGACGCGTGCGGATCGAGCTGACGCCGGACCGGCCCGGCCGCATCCCGCCCGGCGCCGTCGGCTGCCTGGACACCGCCCGGCTGGGGGCGGCCGCCGCGCGTCTGAAGGCCACCGGCGCCACCTGGGTGAGCGTTTCCGACGGCACTCTCCGGGCCCGGCTGCCCGCCGGCAGCAAGGGCATCGCGGTCGTCGCCGCCCCCAGGATCGCCGGCTGGCGGTGCGCCACCGGCGACCGCGCGGCCCGGCCCGCCGGGGCCTACCACGGGCTGATCGCCGTCCCGCTCGACGGCCGCTCGACCAGCCTGACCTGCACCTTCCACCCGCCCGGCCTGCGGCTGGGCACGACCGTCTCACTCGTGTCGCTCACGGCCCTCGCCGTGCTCACCGCCCTCACCGCCGTCCGCCGCCGGCGCGTCCCCGCGCCGCCCGCCGGCACATCGCCACGCGCGCGCGTGACCGCCGCACCCTGA
- a CDS encoding glycosyltransferase family 2 protein: MLISIVAPCYNEEAVLERFHDRIQAVAEDLLPLGHDMEFVYVDDGSRDRTLAVLKRLAERDARVRYVSFSRNFGKEAALLAGLRHASGDAVVVMDADLQHPPELIRRMVQLREEGHDQVVARRTRTGDGLARTLTARLYYRLVNRLVDVELVDGAGDFRLLSRRVVDAALALTEYNRFSKGLFAWVGFPSTAFTYENAAREAGRSSWNLRGLLNYGIDGLLSFNNRPLRAALWLGMVLLCCAGLYTAWIVGAALIHGVQTPGYVTIITAVTALAGVQMVMLGVIGEYTGRIYYEVKRRPHFLVKATNVERTKDLIP, encoded by the coding sequence ATGCTGATATCGATCGTCGCGCCCTGCTACAACGAGGAAGCCGTCCTGGAACGCTTCCACGACAGGATCCAGGCCGTCGCCGAGGACCTGCTGCCGCTCGGCCACGACATGGAGTTCGTCTACGTGGACGACGGCAGCCGCGACCGTACGCTCGCCGTCCTCAAGCGCCTCGCGGAGCGCGACGCACGGGTGCGCTACGTCTCCTTCAGCCGCAACTTCGGCAAGGAGGCCGCCCTGCTCGCCGGCCTCAGGCACGCCTCCGGCGACGCGGTGGTCGTCATGGACGCCGACCTCCAGCACCCGCCCGAACTGATCCGGCGGATGGTCCAGCTGCGCGAGGAGGGCCACGACCAGGTCGTCGCCCGGCGCACCCGCACCGGCGACGGCCTGGCCCGGACCCTGACCGCGCGCCTGTACTACCGGCTCGTCAACCGCCTGGTCGACGTCGAACTCGTCGACGGCGCGGGCGACTTCCGGCTGCTGTCGCGCCGCGTGGTGGACGCCGCGCTGGCCCTGACCGAGTACAACCGCTTCTCCAAGGGCCTGTTCGCCTGGGTCGGCTTCCCGAGCACCGCCTTCACGTACGAGAACGCCGCCCGCGAGGCCGGCCGCAGCTCCTGGAACCTGCGCGGCCTGCTCAACTACGGCATCGACGGGCTGCTGTCCTTCAACAACCGCCCGCTGCGCGCCGCCCTCTGGCTCGGCATGGTGCTGCTGTGCTGCGCGGGCCTCTACACGGCCTGGATCGTCGGCGCCGCCCTGATCCACGGCGTCCAGACGCCCGGCTATGTCACCATCATCACCGCCGTGACCGCTCTCGCGGGCGTCCAGATGGTCATGCTGGGCGTGATCGGGGAGTACACCGGCCGCATCTACTACGAGGTGAAGCGCCGCCCGCACTTCCTGGTGAAGGCGACCAACGTCGAACGGACGAAAGACCTCATTCCCTGA
- a CDS encoding GtrA family protein: protein MSRQIAVFAVVGGVNTATYYGLYLLFLAFLPYLAAHALAFLLSMVGSFFLNARFTYRTRPTWRKFLLFPLTNLTNFVITTAGVYVIVDVLHAGSRFAPLLASAAAIPVTFLLSRRIMLPGPDRCIKVQRNV from the coding sequence ATGTCGAGACAGATAGCCGTCTTCGCCGTCGTCGGCGGCGTCAACACCGCCACTTATTACGGTCTCTATCTGCTGTTCCTCGCTTTCCTCCCGTATCTGGCCGCGCACGCCCTGGCATTTCTGCTGAGCATGGTCGGTTCCTTCTTCCTGAACGCGCGTTTCACCTACCGGACGCGGCCCACCTGGCGGAAATTCCTGCTGTTCCCGCTGACCAACCTCACCAATTTCGTCATCACCACGGCCGGGGTGTACGTGATCGTGGACGTCCTGCACGCGGGGAGCCGCTTCGCCCCGCTCCTCGCCTCGGCGGCCGCCATCCCGGTGACCTTCCTGCTCTCCCGCCGCATCATGCTGCCCGGCCCGGACCGTTGCATAAAAGTGCAGCGAAACGTATAG
- the argC gene encoding N-acetyl-gamma-glutamyl-phosphate reductase, which produces MTVRAAVAGASGYAGGEVLRLLLAHPEVEIGALTANSNAGQRLGALQPHLLPLADRVLTETTAEALAGHDVVFLALPHGQSAAVAEQLGPDVLVIDMGADFRLRDPADWERFYGSEHAGTWPYGLPELPGARAALEGSKRIAVPGCYPTAVTLALFPAYAASLAEPEAVIVAASGTSGAGKAPKPHLLGSEVMGSMSPYGVGGAHRHTPEMIQNLSGVAGERVSVSFTPTLAPMPRGILATCSASAVAGVTADSVRAAYEKAYADEPFVHLLPEGQWPATASVHGSNAVQVQVAYDESVGRIIAISAIDNLTKGTAGGAVQSMNIALGLPQTTGLSTIGVAP; this is translated from the coding sequence ATGACGGTACGTGCGGCGGTGGCCGGAGCGAGCGGATACGCGGGCGGCGAGGTCCTGCGCCTGCTCCTCGCGCACCCCGAGGTCGAGATCGGTGCCCTGACCGCGAACTCCAACGCCGGCCAGCGGCTCGGCGCGCTCCAGCCACACCTGCTGCCGCTGGCCGACCGGGTGCTCACCGAGACCACGGCCGAGGCGCTCGCCGGGCACGACGTGGTCTTCCTCGCGCTCCCGCACGGGCAGTCCGCCGCCGTCGCCGAGCAGCTCGGCCCGGACGTCCTCGTGATCGACATGGGCGCCGACTTCCGGCTGCGGGACCCGGCCGACTGGGAGCGGTTCTACGGCTCCGAGCACGCCGGCACCTGGCCCTACGGCCTCCCCGAACTTCCGGGCGCCCGCGCCGCGCTGGAGGGGTCCAAGCGCATCGCGGTGCCCGGTTGCTACCCGACCGCGGTCACCCTCGCCCTGTTCCCGGCCTACGCCGCCTCGCTCGCCGAGCCGGAGGCGGTGATCGTCGCCGCGTCCGGCACCTCCGGCGCGGGCAAGGCGCCCAAGCCGCATCTGCTCGGCAGCGAGGTCATGGGATCCATGTCGCCGTACGGCGTCGGCGGCGCCCACCGGCACACCCCCGAGATGATCCAGAACCTCAGCGGGGTGGCGGGGGAGCGGGTCTCGGTCTCCTTCACGCCGACCCTCGCGCCGATGCCCCGCGGGATCCTCGCCACGTGCAGCGCGTCCGCCGTCGCGGGGGTGACGGCGGACTCCGTCCGCGCCGCCTACGAGAAGGCCTACGCCGACGAGCCCTTCGTCCACCTGCTCCCCGAGGGCCAGTGGCCCGCGACGGCGTCCGTCCACGGTTCCAACGCCGTTCAGGTGCAGGTCGCGTACGACGAGTCCGTGGGCCGCATCATCGCCATCAGCGCCATCGACAACCTCACCAAGGGCACCGCGGGCGGTGCCGTCCAGAGCATGAACATCGCCCTGGGTCTCCCGCAGACCACCGGGCTTTCCACGATCGGAGTCGCACCGTGA
- the argJ gene encoding bifunctional glutamate N-acetyltransferase/amino-acid acetyltransferase ArgJ: MSVTAAKGFTAAGIAAGIKENGNPDLALVVNNGPRRAAAGVFTSNRVKAAPVLWSEQVVRSGQVSAVVLNSGGANACTGPKGFQDTHATAEKAAEVLGRGAIEVAVCSTGLIGVLLPMDKVLKGVETAAAALSEHGGEKAAIAIKTTDTVHKTSVVTKEGWTVGGMAKGAGMLAPGLATMLVVLTTDADLDSATLDRALRAATRVTFDRVDSDGCMSTNDTVLLLASGASGIAPEYAEFADAVRQVCDDLGQQLVRDAEGASKDIKVEVINAASEEDAVEVGRSIARNNLLKCAIHGEDPNWGRVLSAIGTTKAVFEPDRLNVAINGVWVCKNGSVGEDREKVDMRYREVHIVADLAAGAETATIWTNDLTADYVHENSAYSS; this comes from the coding sequence GTGAGCGTCACGGCAGCCAAGGGATTCACGGCGGCGGGCATCGCCGCCGGGATCAAGGAGAACGGCAACCCCGACCTGGCCCTCGTGGTCAACAACGGGCCGCGCCGTGCCGCCGCGGGCGTCTTCACCTCCAACCGCGTGAAGGCGGCGCCGGTGCTGTGGTCGGAGCAGGTCGTCAGGAGCGGCCAGGTCTCGGCCGTGGTCCTCAACTCGGGCGGCGCCAACGCCTGCACCGGGCCCAAGGGCTTCCAGGACACCCACGCCACCGCCGAGAAGGCCGCCGAGGTGCTCGGCCGGGGCGCCATCGAGGTCGCCGTGTGCTCCACCGGCCTCATCGGTGTCCTGCTGCCCATGGACAAGGTCCTCAAGGGCGTGGAGACGGCCGCCGCTGCCCTGAGCGAGCACGGCGGCGAGAAGGCCGCCATCGCCATCAAGACCACCGACACCGTCCACAAGACCTCGGTCGTCACCAAGGAGGGCTGGACCGTCGGAGGCATGGCCAAGGGCGCCGGCATGCTCGCGCCCGGCCTCGCCACCATGCTGGTCGTCCTCACCACCGACGCCGACCTCGACAGCGCCACCCTGGACAGGGCCCTGCGCGCCGCCACCCGGGTCACCTTCGACCGCGTCGACTCCGACGGCTGCATGTCCACCAACGACACCGTGCTGCTGCTGGCCTCCGGCGCCTCCGGGATCGCCCCGGAGTACGCCGAGTTCGCCGACGCCGTACGCCAGGTCTGCGACGACCTCGGACAGCAGCTCGTCCGGGACGCCGAGGGCGCCAGCAAGGACATCAAGGTCGAGGTGATCAACGCGGCGAGCGAGGAGGACGCCGTCGAGGTGGGCCGCTCCATCGCCCGCAACAACCTCCTGAAGTGCGCGATCCACGGCGAGGACCCCAACTGGGGCCGGGTGCTCTCCGCGATCGGCACCACGAAGGCCGTCTTCGAGCCCGACCGTCTCAACGTCGCCATCAACGGCGTCTGGGTGTGCAAGAACGGCTCGGTCGGCGAGGACCGCGAGAAGGTCGACATGCGCTACCGCGAGGTGCACATCGTCGCCGACCTGGCCGCCGGCGCCGAGACCGCGACGATCTGGACCAACGACCTCACCGCCGACTACGTCCACGAGAACAGCGCCTACTCCTCATGA
- the argB gene encoding acetylglutamate kinase translates to MSTRKHTALPKAQILIEALPWLTRHHGKIVVIKFGGNAMVNEELKAAFAQDVVFLRHAGLKPVVVHGGGPQISAALDKHGIVSEFKAGLRVTTEDAMDVVRMVLAGQVQRELVGLLNQHGPLAVGLTGEDARTITATKHQPEIDGELVDIGRVGEITGIDTGAIEALLADGRIPVVSSIARSQDDHHVYNVNADTAAAALAAALGAETLMVLTDVEGLYEDWPNSDEVISRLTASQLEKLLPELSSGMVPKMEGCLHAVRNGVHTARVIDGRVQHSILLEIFTDEGIGTMVVPDDIPVEQGES, encoded by the coding sequence ATGAGCACCCGCAAGCACACGGCCCTGCCGAAGGCCCAGATCCTCATCGAGGCGCTGCCCTGGCTGACCCGGCACCACGGCAAGATCGTCGTCATCAAGTTCGGCGGCAACGCCATGGTGAACGAGGAGCTGAAGGCCGCCTTCGCCCAGGACGTGGTCTTCCTGCGGCACGCCGGCCTCAAGCCGGTCGTCGTCCATGGCGGCGGCCCGCAGATCAGCGCCGCCCTCGACAAGCACGGCATCGTCAGCGAGTTCAAGGCGGGCCTGCGCGTCACCACCGAGGACGCCATGGACGTCGTGCGGATGGTGCTCGCCGGGCAGGTGCAGCGCGAGCTGGTCGGCCTGCTCAACCAGCACGGCCCGCTCGCGGTCGGCCTGACCGGCGAGGACGCGCGCACCATCACCGCCACCAAGCACCAGCCCGAGATCGACGGCGAACTGGTCGACATCGGCCGGGTCGGCGAGATCACCGGGATCGACACCGGCGCCATCGAGGCCCTGCTGGCGGACGGCCGCATCCCGGTCGTCTCGTCGATCGCCCGCTCCCAGGACGACCACCATGTCTACAACGTCAATGCTGATACGGCGGCTGCGGCACTCGCTGCGGCACTGGGCGCCGAAACCCTCATGGTCCTCACCGACGTCGAGGGCCTCTACGAGGACTGGCCGAACTCCGACGAGGTGATCAGCCGCCTCACGGCTTCCCAGCTGGAGAAGCTGCTGCCGGAGCTGAGCTCCGGCATGGTGCCGAAGATGGAGGGCTGTCTGCACGCCGTGCGCAACGGGGTGCACACCGCCCGCGTCATCGACGGCCGGGTCCAGCACTCGATCCTGCTGGAGATCTTCACGGACGAAGGCATCGGCACGATGGTCGTGCCCGACGACATTCCGGTCGAACAGGGGGAGTCATGA
- a CDS encoding acetylornithine transaminase has translation MSNQELTHRWQGALMNNYGTPRLPLVRGEGVKVWDAEGREYLDLVGGIAANALGHAHPAVVAAVTEQIGRLGHISNFFMAEPTVALAERLLTLFGREGRVFFCNSGAEANEAAFKIGRLTGRTHMVATDGGFHGRTMGALALTGQPAKQDPFRPLPPDVTHVPYGDAQALAAAVTEKTALVIIEPIQGENGVVVPPAGYLKAARAITAATGALLVLDEVQTGIGRTGTWFEYQAHEGVLPDVVTLAKQLGGGLPLGATVAFGRAAELLRPGQHGTTFGGNPVACAAGLAVLDTIEGEGLLENVKRQSEKLREGIEGLGHPLIDYVRGAGLLLGIVLTGPHAQQAQAAAQEAGFLVNAPAPDVVRLMPPLNITDAEVGAFLRALPGILDAANPVDGDGRSGE, from the coding sequence ATGAGCAACCAGGAGCTGACCCACCGCTGGCAGGGCGCGCTCATGAACAACTACGGCACCCCGCGCCTGCCCCTCGTGCGCGGCGAGGGCGTGAAGGTGTGGGACGCCGAGGGCCGGGAGTACCTCGACCTCGTCGGCGGCATCGCCGCCAACGCGCTCGGCCACGCCCACCCGGCGGTCGTCGCGGCCGTCACCGAGCAGATCGGCCGGCTCGGCCACATCTCCAACTTCTTCATGGCCGAGCCCACCGTCGCCCTCGCCGAACGGCTGCTGACGCTCTTCGGACGGGAGGGCAGGGTCTTCTTCTGCAACTCCGGAGCCGAGGCCAACGAGGCCGCCTTCAAGATCGGCCGGCTCACCGGGCGCACCCACATGGTCGCCACCGACGGCGGCTTCCACGGCCGCACCATGGGCGCCCTCGCGCTCACCGGCCAGCCCGCCAAGCAGGACCCCTTCCGGCCGCTGCCCCCCGATGTCACCCACGTCCCCTACGGCGACGCCCAGGCGCTCGCGGCGGCGGTCACCGAGAAGACGGCCCTGGTGATCATCGAGCCGATCCAGGGCGAGAACGGCGTCGTGGTGCCGCCGGCCGGCTATCTCAAGGCCGCGCGCGCGATCACCGCCGCCACCGGCGCCCTGCTGGTGCTGGACGAGGTGCAGACCGGCATCGGCCGGACCGGGACCTGGTTCGAGTACCAGGCCCACGAGGGTGTGCTCCCCGATGTCGTCACCCTCGCCAAACAGCTCGGCGGCGGTCTGCCGCTCGGCGCCACCGTGGCCTTCGGCCGGGCCGCCGAACTGCTCCGGCCGGGCCAGCACGGCACGACCTTCGGCGGCAACCCGGTCGCCTGCGCCGCCGGACTCGCCGTCCTCGACACCATCGAGGGCGAGGGACTGCTGGAGAACGTCAAGCGGCAGAGCGAGAAGCTGCGCGAGGGAATCGAGGGCCTCGGCCACCCGTTGATCGATTATGTGCGAGGCGCCGGCCTCCTCCTGGGTATCGTGCTCACCGGGCCGCACGCGCAGCAGGCGCAGGCGGCGGCCCAGGAGGCCGGGTTCCTGGTGAACGCGCCCGCCCCCGACGTCGTACGGCTCATGCCGCCGCTGAACATCACGGACGCCGAGGTGGGTGCCTTCCTGCGGGCGCTGCCCGGCATCCTCGACGCAGCGAACCCAGTGGATGGGGACGGACGATCCGGAGAATAG
- a CDS encoding arginine repressor: MSQAQDHEQAAAGPAVPQTRTARHRRIVDILNRQPVRSQSQLAKLLADDGLSVTQATLSRDLDELNAVKIRNTDGELIYAVPSEGGFRTPRAPLGESAKEERMRRLSQELLISAEASANLVVLRTPPGAAQFLASAIDQAELHDILGTIAGDDTLLLISRDPSGGQALADHLLRLAQNGH; the protein is encoded by the coding sequence ATGAGCCAGGCGCAGGATCACGAGCAGGCGGCCGCCGGGCCGGCCGTGCCGCAGACCCGTACCGCGCGGCACCGCCGGATCGTGGACATCCTCAACCGGCAGCCGGTGCGGTCGCAGAGCCAGCTGGCGAAGCTGCTCGCCGACGACGGGCTGAGCGTCACCCAGGCGACGCTCTCCCGGGACCTCGACGAGCTGAACGCGGTGAAGATCCGCAACACCGACGGCGAGCTGATCTACGCGGTGCCGAGCGAGGGCGGCTTCCGCACCCCCCGCGCGCCGCTGGGGGAGTCGGCGAAGGAGGAGCGGATGCGGCGGCTCTCCCAGGAGCTGCTGATCTCCGCGGAGGCCTCCGCCAACCTCGTGGTGCTGCGCACCCCGCCGGGCGCCGCCCAGTTCCTGGCCTCCGCCATCGACCAGGCCGAGCTGCACGACATCCTCGGCACCATCGCCGGCGACGACACGCTGCTGCTGATCAGCCGGGACCCGAGCGGCGGGCAGGCCCTCGCGGACCACCTGCTGCGCCTGGCGCAGAACGGCCACTAG
- a CDS encoding RNA polymerase sigma factor: MSGLRFPEGRLPDEALLAGLATGDPELAAVFVRRFQRRVFGVAMAVTGDEQLAEDVAQSTFERAWRHAQIYDSRRGSVATWLTTIAHNLAVDAVRARRSRPMAPEDVDAVIGVVTETPEQWALADEASAELRAAVSRLPREQARALVMAGIYGMTAQQIAETEEIPLGTAKTRIRSAMAKLRTTLASPKRGDHVE; this comes from the coding sequence GTGTCGGGTCTGCGGTTCCCCGAGGGCCGTCTCCCGGACGAGGCCCTGCTGGCCGGGCTGGCCACCGGGGACCCGGAACTGGCGGCTGTCTTCGTCCGCAGGTTCCAGCGCCGGGTCTTCGGCGTCGCCATGGCCGTCACCGGCGACGAGCAACTCGCCGAGGACGTCGCCCAGTCGACGTTCGAGCGGGCGTGGCGTCATGCGCAGATCTACGACTCCCGCCGCGGCTCGGTCGCCACCTGGCTGACGACCATCGCGCACAACCTCGCCGTCGACGCCGTCCGGGCCCGGCGGAGCCGGCCGATGGCCCCCGAGGACGTCGACGCCGTCATCGGCGTCGTCACCGAGACCCCCGAGCAGTGGGCGCTGGCCGACGAGGCCTCCGCCGAGCTGCGGGCCGCCGTTTCCCGGCTGCCCCGGGAACAGGCCCGGGCCCTGGTGATGGCGGGCATCTACGGCATGACGGCCCAGCAGATCGCCGAGACCGAGGAGATCCCGCTCGGGACCGCCAAGACCAGGATCAGGTCGGCCATGGCGAAACTGCGCACCACGCTCGCGTCCCCGAAGCGAGGCGACCATGTCGAGTGA
- a CDS encoding zf-HC2 domain-containing protein — translation MSSDAGCEKLREMGAELALGVLPGRERAEAVAHLDRCADCREYVRRLTLVGDRLIGLLPDADPPAGFETRTARRLAGQASAHEGREGAAARAARGLRGRARRARLRFAAVVAAVTVAVGFAGWGVGTAVEAVIASTAPAVVSEPMMVGDMTSAGHGGQSAGEVYAHPGSPGWVFVSVALAGPRRSYTGKVTCLLQHSDGTSVRVGDFPLTGGRGQWGVAAPGDLSTLTGARLTAPDGTVLATAQLHKGQVVESEA, via the coding sequence ATGTCGAGTGACGCCGGCTGCGAGAAGCTCCGGGAGATGGGCGCCGAGCTGGCGCTGGGCGTGCTGCCCGGCCGCGAGCGCGCGGAGGCGGTCGCCCATCTGGACCGGTGCGCGGACTGCCGGGAGTACGTCCGCCGGCTCACCCTGGTCGGCGACCGGCTGATCGGCCTGCTGCCGGACGCCGACCCGCCGGCCGGGTTCGAGACCCGGACGGCGCGCAGGCTGGCCGGGCAGGCGTCCGCGCACGAGGGCCGGGAGGGCGCCGCGGCCCGCGCGGCCCGGGGCCTGCGCGGGCGGGCCCGCCGGGCCAGGCTGCGGTTCGCTGCCGTCGTCGCCGCGGTCACCGTCGCCGTCGGCTTCGCCGGGTGGGGGGTCGGCACCGCCGTGGAGGCGGTCATCGCCTCGACCGCGCCCGCCGTCGTGTCCGAGCCGATGATGGTCGGCGACATGACGTCGGCCGGGCACGGCGGGCAGTCCGCCGGCGAGGTCTACGCCCACCCCGGAAGCCCCGGCTGGGTGTTCGTGTCCGTCGCGCTCGCCGGGCCGCGCCGCTCGTACACCGGAAAGGTCACCTGTCTCCTGCAGCACTCCGACGGCACCTCCGTGCGGGTCGGCGACTTCCCGCTGACCGGTGGGCGCGGCCAGTGGGGCGTGGCCGCGCCGGGCGACCTGTCGACGCTCACCGGCGCCCGGCTGACCGCTCCCGACGGCACCGTCCTCGCCACGGCCCAGCTGCACAAGGGCCAGGTGGTGGAGTCCGAGGCGTGA